The proteins below come from a single Chryseobacterium nepalense genomic window:
- the nadC gene encoding carboxylating nicotinate-nucleotide diphosphorylase has protein sequence MKKPPYVTDKALKQFIKNALEEDIRDGDHSTLSTIPKDLEQSAKLLVKQDCIIAGVELAKIIFKTFDKNLKIEAFVKDGEAVKIGDVAFIVTGSARSILSTERLVLNCMQRMSGIATLTHDWDSRLVGTKTKLLDTRKTTPNFRICEKWAVAIGGGTNHRYGLYDMIMLKDNHIDYNGSITNAVKMAKDYIKKNKKKLKIEVETRNLEEVREAINAKVDRIMLDNMDIKMMKEAVKMINGSCETEASGGITRDQLKEIASTGVTYISAGALTHSAENMDLSLKAIK, from the coding sequence ATGAAAAAACCACCATACGTTACCGATAAAGCTTTAAAACAGTTTATAAAAAATGCTTTGGAAGAAGATATCCGGGATGGAGACCACTCTACCCTTTCTACGATCCCTAAAGACCTGGAACAAAGTGCCAAACTTCTGGTAAAACAGGATTGTATTATTGCGGGAGTAGAACTGGCAAAAATTATCTTTAAAACTTTTGATAAAAATTTAAAAATTGAAGCTTTTGTGAAAGATGGTGAGGCCGTTAAAATTGGCGATGTCGCTTTCATTGTAACAGGAAGCGCAAGATCTATTCTTTCAACGGAAAGACTGGTTTTAAACTGCATGCAGAGAATGAGCGGAATTGCTACCCTTACACATGACTGGGATTCCCGTCTTGTCGGCACTAAAACCAAGCTTCTGGACACAAGAAAAACAACACCGAATTTCAGGATCTGCGAAAAATGGGCCGTTGCCATAGGCGGCGGGACAAATCACCGCTATGGCCTTTATGATATGATCATGCTGAAGGATAATCATATTGATTATAACGGCAGCATTACCAATGCTGTAAAAATGGCAAAAGATTACATCAAAAAAAATAAGAAAAAACTCAAAATTGAAGTTGAAACCAGAAATCTCGAAGAGGTTCGTGAAGCGATTAACGCAAAAGTTGACAGAATCATGCTTGACAATATGGATATTAAAATGATGAAAGAAGCAGTTAAGATGATCAACGGCTCATGCGAAACCGAAGCATCAGGCGGAATTACGCGCGATCAGCTGAAAGAAATAGCTTCTACCGGGGTCACCTATATATCTGCAGGAGCTTTAACACACTCCGCCGAGAATATGGATCTTAGCCTTAAAGCTATAAAATAA
- the nadB gene encoding L-aspartate oxidase has translation MIKADVLVIGSGISGLSYAIKVSEQLPDAKIIIVTKSDEDESNTKYAQGGLAVVTDSKNDNFDKHIEDTMRAGDGENKRDVVKMVVTEAPARFNEIVEWGANFDMKNGEFALGREGGHTENRIVHHKDITGFEIERALLETANKSSNIEILDHHYVIDIITQHHVPGKELNEGDIHCYGAYILDEKSKKIKKITSKITLVATGGAGHVYKNTTNPTIATGDGIAFVARAKGKVSNMQYYQFHPTALYSKIDGMLFLISEAVRGDGAKLRTKRGEKFMQKYDEREELASRDIVARAIDAEMKITGDEYVGLDCREMNHEKFLEHFPNIYKKCKDEGIDPFKQLIPVVPACHYLMGGIEVDKDGQSSIRNLFAVGECTNSGLHGANRLASNSLLEGLVFGHNAAIKTVELLNENHFNFDDLKAVPEWNEEGMKIMDEMVIVSYLRKQLQEMMSDLVGIVRSNRRLNMALQKHQEIAAAVDEIYHYSILSPQLSELRNLTTVAHLIITQSMEMKENKGAFYNKDLA, from the coding sequence ATGATAAAAGCGGATGTACTAGTAATCGGTTCCGGGATTTCGGGGCTTTCCTATGCCATAAAAGTTTCTGAGCAGCTTCCTGATGCCAAAATAATTATTGTAACAAAATCTGATGAAGACGAAAGCAATACCAAATATGCACAGGGTGGACTTGCCGTGGTTACGGATTCTAAAAATGATAATTTCGACAAACATATTGAAGACACCATGCGTGCCGGAGACGGTGAAAACAAACGTGATGTTGTAAAGATGGTCGTCACCGAAGCTCCTGCAAGATTCAATGAAATCGTGGAATGGGGCGCTAATTTTGATATGAAAAATGGTGAATTTGCTTTAGGAAGAGAAGGCGGCCACACGGAAAACAGAATTGTACACCACAAGGATATCACAGGTTTCGAAATCGAAAGGGCATTACTGGAAACAGCCAATAAAAGCAGCAATATTGAAATTCTTGACCATCATTATGTTATAGACATTATTACCCAGCACCATGTTCCCGGAAAAGAACTGAATGAAGGCGACATCCACTGCTACGGCGCTTATATTTTAGATGAAAAGTCTAAAAAAATAAAAAAAATCACCTCAAAAATAACTTTGGTAGCCACAGGAGGTGCCGGACATGTTTACAAAAATACTACCAATCCCACTATTGCTACAGGAGATGGAATTGCATTCGTTGCCAGGGCCAAAGGAAAGGTTTCCAATATGCAGTATTACCAGTTTCACCCCACCGCTTTATACAGTAAAATTGACGGAATGCTGTTTCTGATTTCCGAAGCTGTGCGTGGAGACGGAGCAAAATTAAGAACAAAAAGAGGCGAAAAATTCATGCAAAAATATGATGAACGTGAAGAACTAGCCTCCAGAGATATTGTGGCACGAGCTATTGATGCCGAAATGAAAATTACAGGTGATGAATATGTAGGACTGGACTGCCGTGAAATGAATCATGAAAAATTCCTTGAACATTTCCCGAATATCTATAAAAAATGTAAAGATGAAGGAATTGACCCCTTCAAACAGCTTATTCCCGTAGTTCCGGCATGCCATTACCTCATGGGAGGAATTGAAGTAGACAAAGACGGACAATCTTCTATAAGAAATCTTTTTGCGGTAGGAGAATGTACCAATTCGGGACTTCACGGAGCGAACCGGTTAGCATCCAACTCACTACTTGAAGGATTGGTCTTCGGGCATAATGCAGCCATTAAAACGGTTGAGCTTTTAAATGAAAACCATTTTAATTTCGATGATCTCAAAGCTGTTCCCGAATGGAATGAAGAAGGAATGAAAATCATGGATGAAATGGTGATCGTCTCTTATCTCAGAAAACAACTTCAGGAAATGATGAGCGATCTTGTAGGAATTGTACGCAGCAACCGCCGTCTGAATATGGCACTTCAGAAACATCAGGAAATTGCTGCTGCCGTGGATGAAATTTACCACTATTCTATTTTATCTCCACAGCTTTCAGAATTGAGAAATCTAACAACCGTTGCTCACCTCATCATCACCCAATCAATGGAAATGAAGGAGAACAAAGGAGCTTTTTACAATAAAGATCTGGCTTAA
- a CDS encoding NAD(P)H-dependent oxidoreductase, translating into MNYLEALSRRYSVKKFNTEIIPREILHNILESGKLSASSLGLQPYKILVVESKEMKEKLIPAFYNPSQISTCSHLIAIISKKKLDESYINGYFRHLSEVRETPEEKLDLFRKSINQHINQKTHDEIFNWAEKQSYIVLANLMYAAAIENIDTCPMEGFRQDLIEEILEINPESEKVTVTLALGYRSEEDHFQHMKKVRKPNEKLFKFI; encoded by the coding sequence ATGAATTATTTGGAAGCTTTAAGCAGAAGATATTCTGTGAAAAAATTTAACACCGAGATTATTCCCCGGGAAATACTGCATAATATTCTGGAATCAGGAAAGTTATCTGCAAGCTCTCTGGGTCTTCAGCCTTATAAAATTCTTGTCGTGGAAAGTAAAGAGATGAAGGAAAAACTAATTCCGGCATTTTACAATCCGTCACAGATTTCCACCTGCTCGCATCTGATTGCTATTATTTCAAAAAAGAAATTGGATGAAAGCTACATCAACGGATATTTCAGACACCTTTCGGAAGTAAGGGAAACTCCGGAGGAGAAACTGGACCTCTTCCGAAAAAGCATCAATCAGCATATTAATCAAAAAACTCATGATGAAATTTTCAACTGGGCAGAAAAGCAGTCTTACATTGTATTGGCAAACCTCATGTACGCTGCGGCTATTGAAAACATAGACACCTGTCCCATGGAAGGCTTTCGCCAGGATCTTATCGAGGAAATTTTAGAAATAAATCCCGAGTCAGAAAAGGTAACCGTTACCCTTGCTTTAGGCTACCGTTCGGAAGAAGATCATTTCCAGCACATGAAAAAAGTAAGAAAACCAAACGAAAAATTGTTTAAATTTATTTAA
- a CDS encoding lectin-like domain-containing protein, translating to MKKNYLFLFFIFTLSFYNTLFSQTYQLTGNPVNTTGWTMVAPTVVNTDFVQLTPDTNNQSGSIRLNDPINLKYCDKWRVEFDFRMDSNQTANGDGIAFWYLANPPVASVLGSGLGVSQNAVGFIVGFDTYNNTTTAVMSKVHVAYGQVANTTDNNNVEFFNIPGSSFHSPDMNTTLPFQGTTYKHVEVTAQVDPAAPANWIVKITIDGNQICNQSFAPSGTAAAMTVGYFGFSASTGGNRSRHSIKNVKVYVDKIPLLQTAITKNICPDLTGMATIDLTELNSQLTAVPSNYNFAYYITGSGTPITNPANFQYSTDTNISVVIKDPTSILCDNNDATISLKVAPTVTTTDATLRTCFLETNPSTGHFDLTTAPVITTSTGITKKYYPSLTDAQNQTNEILNPTNYIAPNGVIYIRVSNTFGCFDIAKVTLQVIPPVFSTVLQDKIICIEGTTTLDAGAGFTSYEWSTGATSQTISNVGVGTYWVKLKTGDCIATQKVKVYASEQPVISSVDISNNVVSVYAIGGTAPYKYSIDGINWQDSNEFKNIPRGDLKIYIKDAYDCQPIDITVVVPNIINVITPNGDGVNDGIDYSALAGKQNLVFNVFDRYGALIHKADKTNRYRWDGTMGGRKVSTGSYWYSVSWNENDKKNTPITYSGWVLVKNRD from the coding sequence ATGAAAAAAAACTACCTTTTTTTATTTTTTATCTTCACACTTTCTTTTTACAATACCCTTTTCTCCCAAACCTATCAGCTTACAGGAAATCCCGTAAATACAACAGGATGGACAATGGTAGCCCCCACTGTAGTCAATACAGATTTTGTACAGCTTACTCCGGATACCAATAACCAATCCGGATCAATCCGCTTAAACGATCCAATTAATCTTAAATATTGTGACAAGTGGCGCGTGGAGTTCGATTTCAGAATGGATTCCAACCAGACGGCCAATGGAGACGGTATTGCTTTCTGGTACCTTGCCAACCCGCCGGTAGCCAGCGTTTTAGGTTCAGGACTTGGTGTATCACAGAATGCGGTAGGATTTATCGTAGGATTCGACACCTACAATAATACCACTACTGCCGTAATGAGCAAAGTGCATGTTGCCTACGGACAAGTTGCCAACACTACCGACAACAATAATGTTGAATTTTTTAACATTCCGGGAAGTTCTTTCCACTCACCGGACATGAACACCACGCTTCCTTTTCAGGGAACAACATATAAACATGTTGAAGTGACCGCACAGGTAGACCCGGCGGCTCCTGCCAACTGGATCGTAAAAATTACCATTGATGGAAATCAAATCTGCAATCAGTCTTTTGCCCCATCAGGAACAGCAGCGGCAATGACGGTAGGTTATTTCGGATTTTCAGCTTCCACAGGAGGAAACAGATCAAGGCATTCCATTAAAAACGTAAAGGTTTATGTTGATAAAATTCCTTTGCTGCAGACTGCAATCACAAAAAATATTTGTCCGGACCTTACAGGAATGGCAACAATTGACTTAACAGAATTAAACTCCCAGCTTACTGCAGTTCCAAGCAATTATAATTTTGCGTATTATATAACAGGCAGCGGAACTCCAATAACTAATCCAGCCAATTTCCAGTATAGCACAGACACAAATATTTCTGTAGTCATCAAAGATCCAACTTCAATTTTATGTGATAATAATGACGCAACCATTTCCCTGAAAGTAGCACCTACAGTCACCACAACAGACGCTACCCTGAGAACATGTTTCCTGGAAACCAATCCATCAACAGGGCATTTTGACCTTACCACAGCTCCGGTAATTACAACATCAACAGGTATTACAAAAAAGTATTATCCTTCTCTTACAGATGCTCAGAATCAAACCAATGAAATTTTAAATCCTACAAATTACATTGCTCCAAATGGTGTTATTTATATCAGAGTGAGCAACACATTCGGATGTTTCGATATTGCTAAAGTAACCCTTCAGGTAATTCCTCCGGTTTTCTCAACTGTTCTTCAGGATAAAATCATCTGTATAGAAGGCACCACCACCCTTGATGCCGGAGCAGGATTTACATCCTATGAATGGAGTACCGGTGCAACAAGCCAGACAATTTCCAATGTGGGAGTCGGCACCTATTGGGTAAAATTAAAAACAGGCGATTGTATTGCAACCCAGAAAGTAAAGGTGTATGCTTCTGAACAGCCTGTAATTTCGAGTGTCGACATTTCGAATAATGTTGTTTCGGTATATGCAATCGGAGGGACTGCACCTTATAAATATTCCATTGACGGAATTAACTGGCAAGACTCCAATGAATTCAAAAATATTCCCCGTGGTGATCTGAAAATTTATATAAAAGATGCTTATGACTGCCAGCCAATTGATATTACCGTGGTGGTTCCAAATATCATCAACGTGATTACGCCTAACGGAGACGGTGTAAATGACGGCATCGATTATTCAGCACTTGCGGGAAAACAAAATCTTGTTTTCAATGTTTTTGACCGATACGGAGCATTGATTCATAAAGCAGATAAAACCAACCGATACCGATGGGACGGAACTATGGGAGGAAGAAAAGTTTCCACCGGAAGTTATTGGTATTCTGTTTCCTGGAATGAAAATGACAAAAAAAACACACCTATTACCTACTCAGGATGGGTGCTTGTAAAGAACAGGGATTAA
- a CDS encoding T9SS type B sorting domain-containing protein: MKNNLLSYFLLILICFSGKISAQTYQLTGNPVNTSGWDLVSSASVSTDFIQLTQDIGNQYGAIKLQDPINLKYCDKWKVEFDFRIDGNGTAQYGRGDGFTFWYLANPPTGFVSGGGLGIPANASGLMVGFDIFNNSTEGQMSKIHVLYGTNNGLNNNIEYNNTAGSTFHSADLNPTQPFVGSTYKHVEVNGETDPANPANWLIKIRIDGVLIVDQSFAPSGGATGMTTGYFGFSAATGGASARHSIKNAKIYIDKVPILTNTINPFVCVNPATGNGSVDLTSFQNQFVTNPANYTFSYFGPGGTPIANPADYQYSAGTTTITVVVKDPSSTLCDNGDGTIVLTPSPFAANDVTLTGCNNNNAGGAVFDLTSATLSSVPGSTAVFYNTMYDLNNHINPITNSSAFLSPAATIYAQVTTPQGCTDVAQITLALFPVVEVQEATLRACAIESNPSTGLFNLTTAPVTTQNGVVKQYYPSLTDAQNGTNSILTFNSYISPNGVIYIKVINGNGCYAIAKVNLIVIPQVFSNTLEDKIICMEDTTTLDAGPGFTAYEWSTGATTQTISNVGVGTYWVKLKTGDCEATQTVKVYASDQPVISSVDISNTTVTIYVNGGTAPYQYSTDGIKWQDSNEFNNIPRGDNHIFVKDAYDCNPIDINIVVPNIINVITPNGDGINDAIDYSALSGKQNLIFNVYDRYGAKIHQADKSNQYRWDGTAAGRKVPTGSYWYSVSWNENDKKNTPIKYSGWILVKNRD, encoded by the coding sequence ATGAAAAACAATCTGCTCTCTTATTTTCTCCTGATTTTAATCTGCTTTTCCGGCAAAATTTCTGCGCAGACCTATCAGCTTACGGGCAACCCTGTAAATACTTCCGGGTGGGATCTGGTTTCCAGCGCCTCTGTCAGTACGGATTTCATACAACTCACCCAGGACATCGGAAACCAATATGGAGCGATAAAGCTTCAGGATCCTATCAACCTGAAGTATTGCGATAAATGGAAAGTTGAATTTGATTTCAGGATTGACGGAAACGGAACTGCACAATATGGGAGAGGCGACGGATTTACTTTTTGGTACCTGGCCAATCCTCCTACGGGATTTGTTTCGGGAGGAGGTCTCGGAATTCCTGCTAATGCCAGCGGACTGATGGTAGGATTTGATATTTTTAATAATTCTACAGAAGGCCAAATGAGCAAAATCCACGTTCTGTACGGAACAAATAACGGGCTGAATAACAATATCGAGTACAATAATACCGCAGGAAGCACTTTTCATTCAGCAGACCTGAATCCTACACAGCCTTTTGTGGGATCAACATATAAACATGTAGAAGTAAACGGAGAAACAGATCCGGCCAACCCTGCCAACTGGCTTATCAAAATAAGAATAGATGGCGTACTGATTGTTGACCAGTCTTTTGCTCCTTCAGGAGGAGCCACAGGCATGACGACAGGTTATTTCGGATTCTCTGCAGCAACAGGCGGAGCAAGTGCAAGACATTCCATTAAAAATGCAAAGATCTATATTGATAAAGTGCCCATCTTAACAAATACAATCAACCCTTTTGTATGTGTAAATCCGGCAACAGGAAACGGAAGTGTGGATCTAACTTCATTCCAGAACCAGTTTGTAACAAATCCGGCCAATTATACTTTCTCCTATTTCGGACCTGGGGGAACACCAATTGCCAATCCTGCCGATTATCAATATTCTGCAGGCACAACTACTATTACCGTTGTAGTAAAAGATCCTTCTTCCACATTATGTGACAACGGGGACGGAACTATTGTACTTACACCAAGTCCTTTTGCCGCCAATGATGTAACGCTTACCGGATGCAACAACAATAACGCCGGCGGAGCAGTGTTTGATCTTACATCAGCAACATTATCATCCGTTCCGGGAAGTACCGCTGTATTTTATAATACAATGTATGACCTCAATAATCATATCAACCCGATCACCAATTCTTCTGCTTTTCTTTCTCCTGCGGCTACTATTTATGCTCAGGTCACTACTCCACAAGGATGTACCGATGTAGCACAGATTACATTAGCATTATTTCCTGTAGTGGAAGTTCAGGAAGCAACTTTAAGAGCATGTGCTATTGAAAGCAATCCTTCAACAGGATTATTTAACCTTACAACAGCCCCTGTAACGACTCAAAACGGAGTTGTGAAACAATATTATCCTTCCCTAACCGATGCCCAAAACGGAACAAACTCAATTTTAACATTTAATTCTTATATCTCGCCAAACGGAGTCATTTATATTAAAGTTATTAACGGAAATGGCTGCTATGCCATCGCCAAGGTTAATCTTATCGTTATCCCTCAGGTTTTCTCAAACACTCTTGAAGATAAGATTATTTGTATGGAAGATACAACAACCCTTGATGCAGGACCCGGATTTACCGCATATGAATGGAGCACCGGCGCAACAACCCAAACAATTTCAAATGTCGGGGTGGGTACCTATTGGGTAAAGCTGAAGACAGGCGATTGCGAGGCAACCCAGACCGTAAAAGTCTATGCTTCTGACCAGCCTGTTATCTCAAGTGTTGATATTTCAAACACGACCGTTACAATATATGTGAACGGCGGAACCGCACCTTATCAGTATTCTACGGACGGAATTAAATGGCAGGACTCTAATGAATTCAATAATATACCCAGAGGAGACAACCATATTTTTGTAAAAGATGCATACGACTGCAATCCTATTGACATCAATATTGTAGTTCCGAATATCATTAATGTAATAACACCGAATGGAGATGGCATCAATGACGCTATTGACTATTCTGCACTTTCAGGAAAACAGAATCTCATATTCAATGTATATGACCGTTACGGGGCCAAAATCCACCAGGCAGATAAATCCAACCAATACCGATGGGACGGAACTGCAGCAGGAAGAAAAGTTCCTACAGGAAGTTATTGGTATTCCGTTTCCTGGAATGAAAATGACAAGAAAAATACGCCTATAAAATATTCCGGATGGATCCTTGTTAAAAACCGGGATTGA